AAGGATGCCAACCTGATGGACGACATGATCGTTCAGATCCCTGAAGCGCTGACCGCCCTGTACCTGCTGTGCCAGGCACCCGACGAGAAGCCAGCGATCCTCAAGCCACGTCACCACTGATCACTCAGTGGCTCAGCCCTCGCCCGGCAACCGTCCGCGGTTGCTGCGCTACGCTCTGTTTGCCATCGGCTGGCTGAGCGTAGCGTTGGGGGTTATCGGTATTTTCCTGCCTGTCCTGCCTACAACGCCCTTTCTGCTATTGGCCGCCGCGTGTTTTGCGCGCAGTTCGCCACGCTTTTATCAATGGCTGGTCGAGCACCCGCGGCTCGGGCCATGGATCCGCGACTACCTGGATGGCAACGGCATTCCACTCAAGGGCAAGGTATACGCCATTGGCCTGATGTGGCTGAGTATCGGGTTGTCCTGCTACCTGGTGCCCCTCCCTTGGGCACGGGGCTTTATGTTGACCAGCGCGGTGCTGGTGAGCATTTACATACTGCGCCAGAAAACCCTCGAAAAACCCTGAACCCCAAACAACTGGTGGCCGCTGCCGAAGGCTGCAGAAAAACGGCAACTGTGGGAGCGAGCCTGCTCGCGAATAGGTCGTTCGCGAGCAGGCTCGCTCCCACAATAGGGCTTGACCTACAACAGAGTATCTACAGGTCTT
This genomic stretch from Pseudomonas deceptionensis harbors:
- a CDS encoding YbaN family protein — its product is MAQPSPGNRPRLLRYALFAIGWLSVALGVIGIFLPVLPTTPFLLLAAACFARSSPRFYQWLVEHPRLGPWIRDYLDGNGIPLKGKVYAIGLMWLSIGLSCYLVPLPWARGFMLTSAVLVSIYILRQKTLEKP